A genomic window from Triticum urartu cultivar G1812 chromosome 7, Tu2.1, whole genome shotgun sequence includes:
- the LOC125524786 gene encoding protein disulfide isomerase-like 5-2, with protein MATTPPPPPLPLLLLPLLLLAAFSAAEEFPRDGKVIDLDDSNFEAALSSIDFLFVDFYAPWCGHCKRLAPELDEAAPVLAGLSEPIMVAKVNADKYRKLGSKYGVDGFPTLMLFIHGVPIEYTGSRKADLLVRNLKKFVAPDVSTLESDSAIKSFVENAGTSFPMFIGFGVNESLIAEYGGKYKKRAWFAVAKDFSEDWMATYDFNKIPALVAVHPKYNEQSVFYGPFEGRFLEDFVRQSLLPLTVPINTETLKLLDDDDRKVVLAILEDDSDVNSTQLVKILRSAAHANRDLVFGYVGVKQWEEFVETFDVSKSSQLPKLLVWDRNEEYELVEGSEKLEEGDQASQLSQFLEGYRAGRTIKKKVSGPSFMGFMHSLVSMNSLYILMFVVALLGVMMYFTGQDDTQPRRVHDE; from the exons ATGGCGAcgactccaccgccgccgccgcttcctctcctcctccttcccctccTCCTGCTCGCGGCCTTCTCCGCCGCCGAGGAGTTTCCGCGCGACGGGAAGGTGATAGACCTGGACGACAGCAACTTCGAGGCGGCCCTCAGCTCCATCGATTTCCTCTTCGTCGACTTCTACGCGCCATGGTGCGGCCACTGCAAGCGCCTCGCCCCCGAG TTAGATGAAGCTGCACCGGTGTTGGCGGGATTGAGTGAGCCCATCATGGTTGCCAAAGTAAATGCCGACAAGTACAGGAAGCTTGGATCAAAATATGGAGTGGA TGGGTTCCCTACTCTAATGCTCTTTATACATGGGGTCCCTATTGAATACACTGGTTCAAGGAAAGCTGACTTGCTTGTCCGCAATCTTAAGAAGTTTGTTGCGCCTGATGTTTCTACTCTTGAGTCGGATTCTGCAATCAAGAGCTTTGTTGAGAATGCCGGCACAAGCTTTCCAATGTTCATCGGTTTTGGGGTCAACGAGTCATTGATTGCTGAATATGGAGGAAAATACAAGAAAAGAGCATGGTTTGCCGTCGCAAAAGATTTTTCTGAGGACTGGATGGCGACATATGATTTTAATAAGATCCCAGCATTGGTTGCAGTTCATCCAAAGTATAATGAACAAAGTGTGTTCTATGGCCCATTTGAAG GACGTTTCTTGGAGGATTTTGTAAGGCAATCGCTGCTGCCTTTGACTGTCCCCATCAACACCGAGACATTGAAATTGCTGGATGATGATGACAGAAAAGTTGTCCTCGCAATTTTGGAGGATGACTCGGATGTAAATTCTACCCAGCTGGTAAAAATTTTGAGGTCTGCTGCTCATGCGAACCGTGATTTGGTGTTTGGATATGTTGGAGTCAAACAATGGGAGGAGTTTGTGGAGACTTTTGATGTTTCCAAGAGCTCACAATTGCCAAAGCTGCTAGTGTGGGACAGAAATGAAGAGTATGAACTA GTGGAGGGTTCAGAGAAGTTAGAAGAAGGCGACCAAGCATCCCAATTAAGCCAATTCCTTGAGGGATATAGAGCAGGGAGAACAATAAAGAAGAAAGTCAGTGGCCCTTCCTTCATGGGTTTCATGCACTCTCTTGTCAGCATGAACTCATTATACATTCTCATGTTTGTTGTTGCTCTTCTCGGTGTCATGATGTACTTTACTGGCCAAGATGATACTCAGCCAAGACGGGTTCATgacgagtga